The following are encoded in a window of Parambassis ranga chromosome 15, fParRan2.1, whole genome shotgun sequence genomic DNA:
- the LOC114447134 gene encoding phytanoyl-CoA hydroxylase-interacting protein-like isoform X1 gives MEVPALAHNITSPLSPCEGMIKDLSLDAIQLCERDGSKSQDGSISEMEELPVPQNIKISNITCDSFKICWDMEARSKERITHYFIDLNKKENKNSNKFKHKDVPTKLVAKAVPLPMTVRGHWFLSPRTEYTVAVQTASKQTDGDYAVSEWSEIIEFCTADYSTVHLNQLLEKAEVIAGRMLRFSVFYRNQNKEYFDHAREVQENRMLPSVKDNSGSHGSPISGKLEGVFFSCNTEFNTGKPPQDSPYGRHRFEVQADALFNPDTNLYFGDFYCMYTAYHYVILVLAPKGSRGDDFCKQRLPALDITNNRFLTCKQDEEGDGSLVFHHAQDVILEVIYTEPVDLAMGTVAEISGHQLMSLSTVNAKKDPSCKTCNISVGR, from the exons GAAGTAAATCCCAGGATGGCAGCATCTCTGAGATGGAGGAGCTCCCCGTTCCTCAGAACATCAAGATCAGCAACATCACCTGTGATTCCTTCAAGATCTGCTGGGACATGGAGGCACGCAGCAAGGAGCGCATCACACACTACTTTATTGACTtgaacaagaaggagaacaAAAACTCAAACAAGTTCAAACACAAG GATGTTCCAACCAAGCTCGTTGCCAAGGCTGTGCCCCTGCCCATGACGGTCCGGGGCCACTGGTTCCTGAGTCCACGCACAGAGTACACCGTGGCCGTCCAGACAGCGTCGAAACAGACCGACGGGGACTATGCCGTCTCTGAGTGGAGCGAGATCATTGAATTCTGCACTGCGG ATTATTCCACAGTGCATCTAaaccagctgctggagaaggCAGAAGTCATCGCTGGGCGGATGCTGCGTTTCTCTGTCTTCTACAGAAACCAGAATAAAGAGTACTTTGACCACGCCAG GGAGGTTCAAGAGAACCGAATGCTGCCATCGGTGAAAGACAACAGCGGCAGCCATGGCTCACCCATCAGTGGAAAGCTGGAGGGCGTtttcttcagctgcaacacagagtTCAACACAGGCAAGCCTCCTCAGGACTCCCCATACGGTCGCCATCGCTTTGAGGTCCAGGCTGACGCGCTCTTCAACCCTGACACCAATCTGTACTTCGGAGATTTCTACTGCATGTATACAGCCTACCACTACGTCATTTTGGTCCTAGCACCAAAGGGCTCCAGGGGTGATGACTTCTGCAAGCAGAGGCTTCCGGCACTCGACATCACCAACAACCGTTTCCTAACCTGCAAGCAGGACGAAGAGGGGGACGGCAGCCTGGTGTTTCATCACGCACAGGATGTCATCTTGGAGGTCATCTACACTGAGCCTGTCGACCTGGCGATGGGCACGGTGGCAGAGATCAGCGGGcatcagctgatgagtctctCCACAGTAAACGCCAAGAAGGACCCCAGCTGCAAGACCTGCAACATCAGTGTGGGACGCTAA
- the LOC114447134 gene encoding phytanoyl-CoA hydroxylase-interacting protein-like isoform X2, with protein MEELPVPQNIKISNITCDSFKICWDMEARSKERITHYFIDLNKKENKNSNKFKHKDVPTKLVAKAVPLPMTVRGHWFLSPRTEYTVAVQTASKQTDGDYAVSEWSEIIEFCTADYSTVHLNQLLEKAEVIAGRMLRFSVFYRNQNKEYFDHAREVQENRMLPSVKDNSGSHGSPISGKLEGVFFSCNTEFNTGKPPQDSPYGRHRFEVQADALFNPDTNLYFGDFYCMYTAYHYVILVLAPKGSRGDDFCKQRLPALDITNNRFLTCKQDEEGDGSLVFHHAQDVILEVIYTEPVDLAMGTVAEISGHQLMSLSTVNAKKDPSCKTCNISVGR; from the exons ATGGAGGAGCTCCCCGTTCCTCAGAACATCAAGATCAGCAACATCACCTGTGATTCCTTCAAGATCTGCTGGGACATGGAGGCACGCAGCAAGGAGCGCATCACACACTACTTTATTGACTtgaacaagaaggagaacaAAAACTCAAACAAGTTCAAACACAAG GATGTTCCAACCAAGCTCGTTGCCAAGGCTGTGCCCCTGCCCATGACGGTCCGGGGCCACTGGTTCCTGAGTCCACGCACAGAGTACACCGTGGCCGTCCAGACAGCGTCGAAACAGACCGACGGGGACTATGCCGTCTCTGAGTGGAGCGAGATCATTGAATTCTGCACTGCGG ATTATTCCACAGTGCATCTAaaccagctgctggagaaggCAGAAGTCATCGCTGGGCGGATGCTGCGTTTCTCTGTCTTCTACAGAAACCAGAATAAAGAGTACTTTGACCACGCCAG GGAGGTTCAAGAGAACCGAATGCTGCCATCGGTGAAAGACAACAGCGGCAGCCATGGCTCACCCATCAGTGGAAAGCTGGAGGGCGTtttcttcagctgcaacacagagtTCAACACAGGCAAGCCTCCTCAGGACTCCCCATACGGTCGCCATCGCTTTGAGGTCCAGGCTGACGCGCTCTTCAACCCTGACACCAATCTGTACTTCGGAGATTTCTACTGCATGTATACAGCCTACCACTACGTCATTTTGGTCCTAGCACCAAAGGGCTCCAGGGGTGATGACTTCTGCAAGCAGAGGCTTCCGGCACTCGACATCACCAACAACCGTTTCCTAACCTGCAAGCAGGACGAAGAGGGGGACGGCAGCCTGGTGTTTCATCACGCACAGGATGTCATCTTGGAGGTCATCTACACTGAGCCTGTCGACCTGGCGATGGGCACGGTGGCAGAGATCAGCGGGcatcagctgatgagtctctCCACAGTAAACGCCAAGAAGGACCCCAGCTGCAAGACCTGCAACATCAGTGTGGGACGCTAA